The Mercurialis annua linkage group LG8, ddMerAnnu1.2, whole genome shotgun sequence genome window below encodes:
- the LOC126662117 gene encoding cation/H(+) antiporter 15-like, whose amino-acid sequence MVNIVKSIFDYCTSLFHVQNMEKKMINHEICTPYHVDIYGATIFSTHGKINPLDYTFPIFLAQIILSILSCKLVYFALGHWIRSKLLCNVLAGLILGPSVMGKISSKYMETIFPDKDMFVFNTMVKVGIGYYFFITAVKMDTAMMLKTAKNIPVLANGLSVTFYSNIASAMEEHNLLTTELGQLAMSSAMLIDSIAWFHVIITVIMFQGNAYSSIRLLISMFVFVLILIYIIRPAIVKIIKRIPEGSCISENIVIGMLISALIMGLITELTFGGFYLGTLLMGLVIPDGPPLGSELVEKAGFMVMEYFQPMFFVLIGYYIDFSLMVHNKEIGLLVMFIVGSHLAKILGALFASIFVKINVRNAALVAICLNFRGIVDLTVYERWLIKGVIDKRMFSTLVLTNMFLTGIYGFLLDKFYKPEIRLANSPPTQKYFRTLQSTPSDEELRILTIIHNEDNVHSIIAFLEASYPNETSSINVNVIHAVDLAGRSGPKITPYTCASHRRKYQSNTTQQVMRAFANYSRNSSGPVSIRPFILAAPFKTIHTIICNYAEDNWIPFIIVPFVGENDLEENSNIIRDFNAHQLQENSPCTVGILVDRGFRSRINRGGFSYNVLVIFLGGPDDREALKLAIRMSGNRDVSIKILKFKLMQEPDEKPDELDELLIQEFKVKNSNKISANFHEIEVENTSTLLTTVGSLENIYDLIIVGKLSGKIKSVKEIIKRIDHPELGVIGDAIIKSDFEDSISVLVMQHTLRVDKINQPR is encoded by the exons ATGGTGAATATAGTAAAATCAATATTTGATTATTGTACTTCACTTTTTCATGTTCAAAATATGGAGAAGAAAATGATTAACCATGAAATTTGCACACCATATCATGTAGATATTTATGGTGCTACCATTTTTTCTACTCATGGCAAAATTAATCCTTTGGATTACACTTTTCCTATTTTCTTGGCTCAAATCATCTTGTCAATATTATCCTGCAAACTTGTTTATTTTGCTCTTGGCCATTGGATTAGATCCAAACTTTTATGCAATGTCTTG GCCGGGCTCATATTAGGACCATCCGTAATGGGTAAAATCAGCAGTAAATACATGGAGACAATATTTCCTGATAAAGACATGTTTGTATTCAACACAATGGTAAAAGTTGGGATAGGTTACTACTTTTTTATTACCGCAGTGAAAATGGACACAGCTATGATGTTAAAAACAGCAAAAAA CATACCCGTTTTAGCAAACGGACTATCCGTAACATTTTATTCGAACATCGCTTCGGCCATGGAAGAGCACAATCTTTTAACTACCGAGTTAGGTCAACTCGCTATGTCTTCGGCGATGCTCATCGACTCAATTGCTTGGTTTCACGTGATTATAACCGTTATTATGTTCCAAGGAAATGCTTATTCCTCGATCCGGCTTCTAATTTCCATGTTTGTATTCGTACTCAttctaatatatattataaggCCGGCGATAGTAAAAATCATCAAAAGAATACCGGAAGGAAGTTGTATAAGTGAAAATATAGTGATCGGAATGCTGATTTCCGCGCTAATTATGGGATTAATTACGGAATTAACATTTGGAGGATTTTATCTTGGAACATTGTTGATGGGTTTGGTAATTCCTGATGGACCTCCATTAGGGTCAGAATTAGTAGAAAAAGCAGGGTTTATGGTGATGGAATATTTCCAGCcaatgttttttgttttaattgggtATTATATTGATTTTTCTTTGATGGTTCATAATAAGGAAATTGGGTTGTTGGTGATGTTTATTGTTGGAAGTCATTTGGCAAAGATTTTGGGGGCTCTATTTGcttcaatttttgttaaaataaatgttAGAAATGCTGCTTTGGTTGctatttgtttgaattttagAGGGATTGTTGATTTGACTGTTTATGAGAGATGGCTCATCAAAGGG GTTATTGACAAGAGAATGTTCAGTACATTGGTGCTAACCAATATGTTTCTGACAGGAATTTACGGATTTCTCCTTGACAAATTTTATAAACCTGAAATCAGATTAGCCAATTCTCCTCCTACACAAAAATATTTCAGAACACTTCAATCAACACCGTCCGATGAAGAATTACGAATTCTTACAATCATTCATAACGAAGATAATGTACATAGCATCATTGCATTTCTCGAAGCATCATATCCGAACGAAACGAGCTCGATTAATGTCAACGTAATCCACGCTGTTGATCTAGCAGGTCGATCCGGTCCGAAGATAACGCCTTATACTTGCGCTAGCCATAGAAGAAAATATCAATCTAACACGACACAACAAGTAATGCGAGCTTTTGCGAATTACTCGAGAAACTCTAGCGGTCCTGTCTCGATCCGACCGTTCATTCTGGCTGCTCCGTTTAAGACAATTCATACTATTATTTGCAATTATGCTGAAGATAATTGGATTCCGTTCATTATCGTTCCTTTTGTTGGAGAAAATGATCTCGAGGAGAATAGTAATATAATTCGCGATTTTAATGCTCATCAACTTCAAGAAAATTCACCTTGTACTGTTGGGATTTTAGTCGATAGAGGATTCCGTTCGCGTATCAATCGTGGGGGATTCTCTTACAATGTTTTAGTTATTTTTCTCGGCGGTCCTGACGATCGTGAAGCCCTAAAACTTGCGATTAGAATGTCAGGAAATCGTGATGTGAGTATCAAAATCCTGAAATTTAAACTAATGCAAGAACCCGACGAGAAACCCGACGAACTAGACGAGTTATTGATTCAAGAATTCAAGGTAAAGAACTCTAATAAAATTAGTGCTAATTTTCATGAAATTGAAGTAGAAAATACTTCAACATTGCTCACAACCGTTGGATCATTGGAGAATATTTATGATCTTATTATAGTAGGAAAACTTTCAGGGAAAATTAAATCTGTGAAAGAAATTATAAAACGAATTGATCATCCAGAACTTGGTGTGATTGGAGATGCAATTATTAAATCAGATTTTGAAGATTCAATTTCTGTGCTAGTAATGCAACATACTTTAAGAGTTGATAAAATTAATCAACCTAGATAA
- the LOC126662118 gene encoding cation/H(+) antiporter 15-like — translation MQAGIIMGPSILGQNTKYMDTIFSDRGMYMLDTTANFGVACYIFITAIKLDPTMLLRAGKISWIISLSSFSIPFIYSLISTFMIQKKIPGFIHREEKGLPTISCALSVTFFVSVADAMEERSLRTTELGQISMSSAMIMEMFGWVPLILSFTFFGNVYKAFVFLFFLCGIILVGVYVIHPVVKHIIKTTPEGGSTSETCVVGIVLVSFFMAFVTEYLLGNVFIGSIIVGLCIPEESSLGGAILEKTEAIVMKIFQPTFFMIIGLSNQFWATTAYVAAYCLRGEGGYPATRRSHRQLVDQRMYTTLVLSNIFLTSVHSNILDIFYKPQTRLTESPSAQKRFRNLQSASVSKPLRLLTCIHSEDDVRGIISLLEASNPNAISPIHAYIVHTIDLAGGMVPRLTPYNTNWRRYRSYASSNHIMQAFSNYSKNSRGPVSIRPFTLVAPYRTMHNILCNLAEDKKLNIIIVPFMCDDIETSRIVPYSLVCEFNTQLQVNSPCTVAILVDRGLNHRRINLGKFSYNVLVIFIGGDDDREALQVATRMSGNPDVSITLMRIYLKNEEVYEIEDKLDESLIKEFKEKNEKNKNVVLREAIVSNSTDLINLIGSLDGNYEIIIVGKKQIKLNLMKELQDWIDYPELGVIGDMIASSNSHDCKMSVLVIVDIDEYDKA, via the exons ATGCAGGCAGGGATCATCATGGGACCTTCGATTTTAGGTCAGAACACGAAATACATGGATACAATTTTTTCCGACAGAGGGATGTATATGTTAGATACAACCGCAAACTTTGGAGTTGCatgctatatttttattacaGCAATCAAATTAGATCCAACTATGTTATTAAGAGCTGGAAAAATTTCTTGGATTATAAGTTTATCCAGCTTCTCAATtccttttatttattcattaatttcCACTTTtatgattcaaaaaaaaattcccggATTCATTCACAGGGAAGAAAAAGGATTACCTACAATCAGTTGCGCTCTATCCGTCACCTTCTTTGTCTCCGTTGCGGATGCCATGGAAGAACGAAGCTTAAGAACGACGGAATTAGGGCAAATTTCTATGTCTTCTGCTATGATCATGGAAATGTTTGGTTGGGTTCCGTTAATTCTCTCATTTACTTTCTTCGGAAATGTTTATAAAGCgtttgtatttttgttttttctgtGTGGAATAATACTCGTTGGAGTTTACGTTATCCACCCGGTCGtaaaacatataataaaaaCAACGCCGGAAGGGGGTTCCACAAGCGAAACATGCGTAGTTGGAATAGTTTTAGTGTCGTTTTTTATGGCATTCGTCACGGAATATCTTCTTGGTAATGTTTTTATAGGGAGTATAATTGTAGGGTTATGTATACCTGAAGAATCATCATTAGGTGGTGCGATTTTAGAGAAAACTGAAGCTATTGTGATGAAGATTTTTCAGCCTACGTTTTTTATGATTATTGG GTTATCGAATCAATTTTGGGCAACCACTGCCTATGTGGCCGCATATTGCCTTAGAGGCGAGGGTGGATATCCCGCAACTCGGCGGTCACATAGACAA TTGGTAGACCAAAGAATGTATACTACATTAGTATTATCCAATATTTTTCTTACTTCTGTGCATAGCAATATACTAGACATATTCTACAAACCTCAAACAAGACTTACAGAATCTCCATCTGCTCAAAAACGTTTCAGAAATCTTCAATCCGCCTCCGTTTCTAAACCGTTACGCCTTCTAACCTGCATTCACTCCGAAGATGATGTCCGAGGCATCATTTCCCTACTCGAAGCATCAAATCCGAATGCAATTAGTCCTATTCACGCATATATTGTTCATACCATTGACCTCGCGGGTGGTATGGTTCCGAGATTAACACCTTATAACACTAATTGGAGAAGGTATCGATCTTATGCAAGCTCGAATCATATAATGCAAGCCTTCTCGAATTACTCGAAAAATTCTCGAGGTCCTGTCTCGATTCGACCATTCACATTGGTTGCTCCGTACAGGACAATGCATAACATTCTTTGCAATCTCGCTGaggataaaaaattaaatataattattgttcCGTTTATGTGTGATGATATCGAAACTAGCAGAATAGTGCCATATAGTCTAGTCTGCGAATTTAATACTCAACTTCAAGTGAATTCCCCTTGTACTGTCGCAATTTTAGTAGATAGAGGATTGAATCATCGACGGATAAATCTTGGAAAATTTTCGTACAATGTACTAGTAATTTTTATCGGGGGCGATGACGATCGTGAAGCGTTACAAGTAGCCACCCGAATGTCGGGAAATCCGGATGTGAGCATTACATTGATGAGAATTTATCTGAAAAATGAGGAAGTTTATGAAATTGAGGATAAATTAGATGAATCATTGATCAAAgagtttaaagaaaaaaatgagaaaaataaaaatgtggtTTTGAGAGAAGCTATAGTAAGTAATAGTACAGATTTGATAAATTTGATTGGATCGCTGGATGGAAATTATGAGATAATTATAGTGGGGAAAAagcaaattaaattaaatttaatgaaaGAATTGCAAGATTGGATTGATTATCCAGAATTGGGGGTGATTGGTGATATGATTGCTTCTTCAAATTCCCATGATTGTAAAATGTCTGTTTTAGTG ATTGTGGATATAGACGAGTATGACAAAGCCTGA
- the LOC126662120 gene encoding uncharacterized protein LOC126662120 has translation MCPRCQTVEETSIHCLKNCEEVRGLWLMSPLNLRVDKFPNSSVQDWLTLMFGMMKCEEVKTFVMTMWVIWNDRNNIVFNNKRMPSSVLFSCIPSMLDTSGGFSEERDVVSDAANRRWSPPPEMCLKINSDVAVSTEKGLSVLSAVCRDSSGKVIRSGVSFLHGCTVAEIAEAKAVSFGLSLARDLNYTRIICEMDAINVANRLCNICMASDYLQLVVDDCLLECEGRDVSFIYANRICNQVAHALAKWGIFFGRDCIFDGNVPFPVNELVTDLIL, from the coding sequence ATGTGCCCTCGCTGTCAAACCGTGGAGGAAACATCCATTCATTGTCTGAAAAACTGCGAGGAGGTCCGGGGTTTATGGTTAATGTCACCGCTGAATTTGAGAGTGGACAAATTTCCAAACAGTTCTGTGCAGGATTGGCTTACTCTTATGTTTGGCATGATGAAGTGTGAGGAGGTCAAGACTTTCGTTATGACGATGTGGGTGATTTGGAATGATCGGAATAATATTGTGTTTAACAATAAGCGTATGCCGTCGTCGGTGTTATTCAGCTGCATTCCTTCGATGTTGGATACGAGTGGTGGTTTCAGCGAAGAAAGGGATGTCGTCAGTGACGCTGCAAATAGAAGATGGTCTCCGCCGCCTGAAATGTGTTTAAAGATCAACTCAGATGTGGCTGTCTCGACTGAGAAAGGATTATCGGTGCTAAGCGCGGTGTGCAGAGACTCGTCGGGGAAGGTGATAAGAAGTGGTGTGTCATTTCTGCATGGATGCACAGTGGCTGAAATAGCCGAGGCAAAGGCTGTGAGTTTTGGTCTCTCTCTTGCACGGGACTTGAATTACACAAGAATAATTTGTGAGATGGACGCTATTAACGTAGCAAATAGGTTGTGTAATATTTGCATGGCCTCTGACTACTTGCAACTGGTGGTGGATGATTGTTTATTGGAGTGTGAAGGTAGGGATGTGAGCTTTATTTATGCAAATCGCATCTGTAACCAAGTCGCTCATGCTTTAGCGAAATGGGGTATTTTTTTTGGTAGAGATTGCATTTTTGACGGAAATGTTCCTTTTCCGGTCAATGAACTTGTAACTGATTTGATTCTTTGA